One Drechmeria coniospora strain ARSEF 6962 chromosome 01, whole genome shotgun sequence genomic region harbors:
- a CDS encoding NADH:ubiquinone oxidoreductase 11.5kD subunit, translated as MASGYGMHGGVGRCFRFWQEVMACYVVNTSAEDDSGKKKCSRPLEDYYECLHHKKEHARALAMQAAYARAESGTPRDDAPSAGQIRNLGLLGKEEDTKKVLGQS; from the exons ATGGCGTCGGGATACGGAATGCACGGCG GCGTTGGCCGCTGCTTTCGTTTCTGGCAAGAAGTCATGGCCTGCTACGTTGTCAATACAAGTGCCGAGGATGACTCGGGCAAGAAGAAGTGTTCGCGGCCGCTGGAAGACTACTACGAATGTCTGCATCACAAGAAGGAG CATGCGAGGGCGCTCGCCATGCAAGCTGCGTACGCGCGAGCGGAGTCAGGCACCCCTCGAGACGATGCGCCGAGCGCTGGTCAAATACGGAATTTGGGGTTGTTGGGCAAGGAGGAAGACACCAAAAAGGTCTTGGGCCAGAGCTAG
- a CDS encoding Secretory pathway Sec39 — translation MCTKLSPAKVLLLAVHLAAHADLDGFSLLSSLHPAVLRKDVLLRILLTHLPETVRPASYVSFLLDIAAGDLEQPDATVELDLSPISTMSDHQASQKAKKLRLVQLGCPSTSFQGESDALELFLFQRARSMDQETGMLSQLPDLLIPFVNHSPRLRTWIIATVLPFVRRNSEYYIETAPAYSLVEFESLSDQEAVRHLLSRTADDEQAESSRITRDLRGLVGPWLFDPQRWTGGREEISVACSGWSEVIDWLTAQATSSYDPILKAFEQWDGPGDIDFGAGIQDTSLALPEYKQRFLLQSYARAVLASAYLARDATETSLSGHYRISVKIRTLLGCGEGDLRLDEALFVLPEMFVTEELPPSFVEARTASYLRSGLLQPQNPLTSATASATSLLVALVLSALISTRLGAPCTIKRACGLVFSQDEKEQRGEFGKLLHAISNNAPKDDDEYWVEARRAVLWLRRWGYPAKSSKPHVGGILSTVSIDHVESEMLKVLLAKSKYALARSLYEDGAEKPIGPEMIHEAVFQAALNAYDNASNPNRNRGGLKRCNDVLHSFPKTVDMSLPGAQRIQALLKATHGLSEYRLVFKQGEPFSPVLLRIHSDPLTVIDKLLQQNPKAYTRLQEFLEMGISMVRAGLPSRSGSGQARSSHGPDQDADMLIAERRITSMCVEAALREDDFETAYSYVISRLRTSRHEEAEESSDEWSWQAALSAGQYVRTERSQLPTHLGTARGNLEVRHLEQRIECLATALRVAPTCQLQEILKSFRRCEEQLDSAIKEEAANEAMWDSTGGLSDVPGAFDVPVPGDRYPPRNLTATATARQAEEAPMSLFDLSRATARLAQRNFTATPGLPSMVEEAPAGSNGDESVNEPTHERVRKRDQLREAATGTLVSSVGWLIGANINQGQTETR, via the exons ATGTGCACCAAGCTGTCGCCCGCCAaggtgctgctgctcgccgtccatctcgccgcccatgctgacctcgacggcttctCCTTGCTCTCTAGTCTGCATCCGGCAGTACTTCGCAAAGATGTTCTCTTGCGCATCCTCCTCACCCATCTACCCGAGACGGTGAGGCCAGCCTCATACGTCAGCTTTCTGCTCGACATTGCCGCTGGCGACTTGGAACAGCCCGACGCCACGGTTGAGCTCGACCTCTCTCCTATCAGCACCATGTCTGATCACCAGGCTTCTCAAAAGGCAAAGAAACTCCGTCTCGTTCAACTGGGGTGTCCCTCCACCTCATTCCAAGGAGAATCCGATGCGCTGGAATTGTTCCTCTTTCAACGCGCTCGTAGCATGGATCAAGAGACAGGGATGCTGTCCCAGCTGCCAGACCTCCTCATACCTTTTGTCAACCACTCCCCACGCTTGCGCACCTGGATCATCGCCACAGTCCTTCCCTTCGTCCGAAGAAATTCGGAGTATTACATAGAGACAGCGCCCGCATACTCTCTCGTCGAGTTTGAAAGCTTGTCAGACCAAGAAGCCGTTCGTCACCTCCTCTCACGGACAGCTGATGATGAGCAAGCCGAGTCGAGCCGCATCACCCGGGATCTAAGAGGTCTCGTTGGGCCGTGGCTCTTTGACCCACAACGTTGGACGGGTGGACGCGAGGAAATATCGGTCGCATGCTCTGGCTGGAGTGAAGTAATTGACTGGCTCACCGCCCAGGCTACGAGCTCGTACGACCCCATCCTGAAAGCCTTTGAGCAGTGGGACGGGCCGGGAGACATTGACTTTGGCGCCGGTATCCAAGATACCAGCCTGGCCTTACCAGAATACAAACAACGCTTCCTACTCCAATCATATGCTAGGGCCGTGCTTGCTTCAGCATACCTAGCCCGGGATGCAACAGAGACATCCTTGAGCGGCCATTACCGAATATCTGTGAAGATACGAACTCTCCTGGGATGTGGTGAAGGAGACTTGCGCTTGGACGAAGCTCTGTTCGTTTTGCCCGAAATGTTCGTCACCGAGGAGCTGCCACCATCCTTCGTCGAAGCAAGGACCGCAAGCTATTTGAGAAGCGGCCTGCTTCAGCCGCAGAATCCTCTCACGTCGGCGACTGCTTCTGCAACCAGCTTGCTGGTTGCACTCGTCCTGAGCGCACTTATTTCAACGCGGCTTGGGGCTCCTTGCACCATCAAGAGAGCTTGTGGTCTCGTCTTTAGTCAGGACGAGAAGGAGCAGAGGGGCGAGTTTGGCAAGTTACTGCATGCAATCTCGAACAATGCGcccaaggacgacgatgaataTTGGGTCGAAGCAAGACGCGCAGTCCTTTGGCTTCGGCGGTGGGGATATCCAGCCAAGTCGTCCAAACCTCACGTGGGTGGCATCCTTTCCACGGTTTCCATCGACCATGTCGAAAGCGAAATGCTCAAAGTCTTGCTTGCCAAATCAA AATATGCACTCGCAAGGAGTTTATACGAGGACGGGGCCGAGAAGCCAATAGGTCCGGAAATGATTCATGAGGCAGTATTCCAAGCCGCATTGAACGCTTACGATAATGCCTCTAACCCCAATCGAAACCGAGGTGGCTTGAAGCGATGCAACGACGT TCTGCACAGTTTTCCGAAGACTGTGGATATGTCTCTGCCTGGAGCGCAACGAATACAAGCGTTGTTGAAAGCCACACATGGCCTGAGTGAATATCGCCTAGTGTTCAAGCAAGGCGAACCGTTTAGCCCAGTACTCCTGCGAATTCACTCCGACCCCCTCACTGTCATCGACAAGCTCTTACAGCAGAACCCGAAAGCATACACACGTCTTCAGGAGTTCTTGGAGATGGGCATCAGCATGGTGCGCGCCGGCCTGCCATCTCGGAGTGGCTCGGGTCAAGCACGTAGCTCCCATGGTCCCGACCAAGACGCCGACATGCTAATTGCCGAGAGGCGCATCACATCCATGTGTGTCGAGGCTGCGCTGAGGGAAGATGACTTCGAGACAGCATACTCGTACGTAATTAGCCGCCTGAGGACGTCTCGCCACGAAGAGGCGGAGGAGTCAAGCGATGAGTGGTCATGGCAGGCTGCTCTCAGCGCAGGACAGTATGTTCGCACTGAACGGTCACAGCTGCCAACTCACCTGGGAACAGCACGCGGCAATTTGGAAGTTCGGCACCTGGAGCAGCGCATAGAGTGCCTGGCAACCGCGCTGCGAGTGGCGCCAACGTGCCAGCTCCAAGAGATTCTCAAGAGTTTCCGTCGCTGTGAGGAGCAACTCGACTCGGCCATCAAGGAGGAAGCGGCCAACGAGGCGATGTGGGACTCGACGGGTGGCTTGTCCGACGTGCCAGGTGCATTTGATGTGCCAGTCCCCGGGGATAGATACCCACCGCGTAACctcacggccacggccacggcccgGCAAGCCGAAGAAGCCCCCATGTCACTATTCGATCTTTCCCGGGCAACTGCCAGGCTCGCGCAGCGTAACTTCACCGCTACTCCTGGCCTGCCGAGTATGGTCGAGGAAGCGCCGGCAGGCTCAAATGGGGATGAGTCGGTCAATGAACCCACTCATGAAAGAGTCAGGAAGAGGGATCAGCTGAGAGAAGCTGCGACGGGGACACTGGTTTCCAGCGTTGGCTGGCTGATAGGGGCGAACATAAACCAGGGGCAAACGGAGACTAGGTAA